The following are encoded together in the Pieris napi chromosome 17, ilPieNapi1.2, whole genome shotgun sequence genome:
- the LOC125057784 gene encoding thymidylate kinase yields MIVKRGALIVIEGVDRTGKTTQAKLLVESLKKRQIQAEYRNFPNRNTEIGKVINSYLTSQKDLPDEAIHLLFSANRWEKSRDILDLLEKGTTVIVDRYCYSGVAFSAAKGLDLNWCKFPDIGLPKPDKVFFLTLPLEVMQQRNGFGNERYEVPEFQKKVIEMYGQLKDNYWDILNANRTLEVIQEELLQSTLNVMNTVEHTSIGKLWVKK; encoded by the exons ATGATTGTAAAACGTGGTGCTCTTATTGTAATTGAGGGGGTGGACAGGACAGGCAAAACTACACAAGCAAAATTGTTAG TGGAAAGTTTAAAGAAGAGACAAATACAAGCTGAATATAGGAATTTTCCCAATAGAAATACAGAGATAGGCAAAGTAATTAACAGTTATTTAACATCACAG AAAGATCTTCCCGATGAAGCAATTCATCTGCTGTTTTCAGCTAATCGTTGGGAGAAATCACGTGATATCCTCGACTTGCTTGAGAAAGGCACAACAGTTATTGTGGACAGATATTGCTATTCAGGAGTGGCGTTTTCTGCTGCCAAAG GCCTTGACTTGAATTGGTGCAAGTTTCCTGACATTGGTTTACCAAAACCTGACAAGGTGTTCTTCCTCACATTACCTTTGGAAGTGATGCAGCAAAGAAATGGATTTGGCAATGAAAg aTATGAAGTTCCTGAATTCCAAAAGAAAGTTATAGAAATGTATGGAcaattaaaagataattattgGGACATATTGAATGCAAACAG AACACTAGAAGTTATTCAAGAGGAGCTCTTGCAAAGTACTCTCAATGTGATGAACACAGTTGAGCATACATCTATTGGAAAACTATGGGTAAAGAAGTAA
- the LOC125057783 gene encoding protein penguin → MQKVKRKSAENGDSPAKKKKVQFDESKPDKVEDFNIKKGKGGFKKNEKKEFGKDKGMKPKKLNPKFQKDKPAFVKGKAFDKSKPSFDKTKPGFKKDFKGKNSKDGDQKEKPKWSEMKKEKKTLRLERRKAKATVEIFEISHKAKLLSAQIQRKVVKQDFRDNSCKELHGLLKNQYKSIALTHDLSRVIQVLLKYGSEDIKKDITQEVMDIMTPMMQSKYAHHSVKRILKYGTDSIRHQVISKLYGNIVSLATHTISAPVLDFAYGEFASKKEKTYMQQEFYGDMYKNTKDDKVKTLSDTYKDSPEMKSAILQSCKANIQKILDKNLHDGELLHSVLYDYIRECSTEDRADLISTLSPLIVPLSNSMPGVNAASICVWQGTNKDKKNILKVVKEHVVPLSKHKTGYRLLIAIFDSVDDTVLVRKTIVSTIASNLKDIAKDHWGNMTLHWLVKPKDPAAFHPTFIKFLEEGFKSGTSKKDTEIRITELREAIMPELQKHMVEDPEFWLSNKSALLLALAVLSIESSQDMFEALARIICRSDWKITVNDKEVLAIEDPGIHMCLKKLALLDKSDSECKIGEAISECIQDETLEVWLPTNRGCFFLLKLIENNGEPVANKLKKKISSHKNTLKKQSSEGAKLLLQSLGNK, encoded by the exons ATgcaaaaagttaaaagaaaaTCAGCAGAAAATGGAGATTCCCCTGCAAAAAAGAAGAAGGTACAATTTGATGAATCAAAACCTGACAAGGTcgaagattttaatattaaaaagggaAAGGGaggctttaaaaaaaatgagaaaAAAGAGTTTGGAAAAGATAAAGGTATGAAGCCGAAGAAACTAAATCCAAAATTTCAAAAGGATAAGCCTGCTTTTGTAAAAGGTAAAGCGTTTGATAAAAGCAAACCTAGTTTTGACAAAACTAAACCTggttttaaaaaagatttcaaaggaaaaaattctaaagatggtgatcaaaaagaaaaacccAAGTGGTCAGAAatgaaaaaggaaaaaaagacTCTCAGATTAGAAAGACGCAAAGCAAAGGCAACAGTTGagatatttgaaatttcacATAAAGCAAAGTTGTTGTCTGCTCAAATTCAGAG GAAAGTGGTTAAACAGGATTTTCGTGATAACTCATGTAAAGAACTTCATGGATTGTTAAAGAATCAATACAAATCAATAGCTCTTACACATGATTTAAGTAGAGTTATTCAAGTCCTACTCAAATATGGTTCAGAAGACATAAAGAAGGATATCACTCAAGAGGTAATGGATATTATGACACCAATGATGCAGTCCAAATATGCTCATCATTCTGTTAAGcggattttaaaatatggtaCAGATAGTATTCGTCATCAAGTTATTAGTAAACTATATGGTAATATAGTGTCTTTAGCGACACATACTATAAGTGCACCAGTTCTTGATTTCGCCTATGGAGAATTTGCtagcaaaaaagaaaaaacttacATGCAGCAGGAATTTTATGGagatatgtataaaaat ACAAAAGATGACAAAGTTAAAACTCTCAGTGACACATACAAAGACAGCCCAGAAATGAAGTCTGCAATACTGCAATCTTGCAAAGCTAATATTCAGAAGATACTTGATAAAAATCTGCATGACGGAGA GTTATTACACTCAGTCCTTTACGACTACATTAGGGAATGCTCAACTGAAGATAGAGCTGATTTGATTTCAACACTGAGTCCTCTAATAGTACCACTTAGTAACTCAATGCCGGGTGTCAATGCTGCAAGCATTTGTGTATGGCAAGGAACAAACAAGGATAAAAAG aatatattaaaagtagtCAAAGAACATGTAGTACCACTAAGCAAACATAAAACTGGCTACAGACTGCTCATTGCTATATTTGACTCTGTGGATGATACAGTTCTTGTGAGGAAAACTATTGTATCAACAATAGCTAGTAATCTAAAGGATATTGCCAAAGATCACTGGGGAAACATG ACCCTGCATTGGCTTGTCAAGCCCAAGGATCCAGCTGCTTTCCATCCAACTTTTATCAAGTTTCTTGAAGAAGGCTTTAAAAGTGGAACGTCCAAGAAAGATACAGAGATAAGAATAACTGAACTTCGTGAAGCAATTATGCCAGAATTACAAAAACATATGGTTGAGGATCCTGAGTTTTGGCTTAGCAATAAATCGGCATTGCTGCTTGCTCTAGCTGTGTTGTCTATAG AATCATCTCAAGATATGTTTGAAGCACTAGCGCGTATAATCTGTCGCTCAGATTGGAAGATAACAGTGAatgataaagaagttttagcAATAGAAGACCCAGGCATACACATGTGTTTGAAGAAACTGGCCCTTTTGGATAAATCAGACTCTGAATGCAAAATAGGAGAGGCAATAAGTGAATGCATACAAGATGAAACG CTTGAAGTCTGGCTTCCTACAAATCGGGGATGTTTCTtcttattaaaacttattgaAAACAATGGTGAACCTGTTGCTAATAAGTTAAAGAAGAAAATATCTTCACATAAGAATACTTTAAAGAAACAATCGTCAGAAGGCGCAAAGTTACTCTTACAGTCTTTGGGAAATAAATAg
- the LOC125057877 gene encoding DNA excision repair protein ERCC-6-like, translating to MVDVIINKYLETQLALAKQKLITKSSQDDQISQKSKVAAGRISKKQNKNKKLQDVQHKTDSIENEDEEYMASSDDEELRLPNLPGTSRGKQNISKIIDDGDTQLYNKRVAKWRKSLSDAVSGNSNVLYMSADIQYILDGNRDPDANQELQNGLCVPKYIWKQLYKYQRVGVKWLWELHQTQSGGLLGDEMGLGKTVQIIAFLSALANTNRGSHEGLGPSIIVAPATVIFQWVSHFHFWSPSLRVSVLHQAGSHCGNHHKLIRNLFESHGVLLITYAGLIKYAKDLQSRNWQYIILDEGHKIRNPETQVSKFVRKFDTPHKLLITGSPMQNSLQELWSLFDFMRPGLLGTHSAFMEHFAVPITQGGYANATEMQEATALEIAKALKTIITPYMLRRTKAEVQDHIHLPEKNEQVLFCALSNEQRDLYMGYLMSGTVRSILDKDNKFGDPLRARILVGLSTLRKICNHPDIYLYEALDEAEEINEETFGHWKRSGKMSVVHSLLKIWQKQGHRSLIFTQSRAMLCILEQHLQRHQFKYLRMDGSVSVSQRQSLIKTFNENAEYLVFLATTRVGGLGINLTGADRVIIYDPDWNPATDNQAKERAWRIGQERDVTVYRLLSAGTIEEKIYQRQIFKNFLSNRILIDPNQKNVLTTSTLQGLFTLEDLNCDGDTETASLFKHTKITINDKNKEKDKIALSSSKKKIETMKKLAKEISKKLMKSSETKLQHAEDAREIYRKKRDMVLNPPECVESPRINILDDKEVNVPFENVMSELDIINQHAKNDYEENLMKILNKAKTEETCSKDVININHDLQTKTNIKVSKVISKGDEKNILKRKHSESEAKIEHLVGIKKVKTKKKNKDADKKLSDDDYVLSKLFAKAGVKNALHHDVVIGLAEKEKRLQMKEEAALKAKKAIRALKFSS from the coding sequence ATGGTTGATgttattatcaataaatatcttgaaaCACAATTAGCCTTGGCGaaacaaaaactaattacAAAAAGTAGCCAAGATGATCAGATTTCACAAAAAAGTAAGGTAGCCGCAGGTCGAATATCTAagaagcaaaataaaaataaaaaactacaaGATGTCCAGCATAAAACTGATTCTATTGAAAATGAAGATGAAGAGTATATGGCGTCGTCTGACGACGAAGAATTAAGATTACCAAATTTGCCTGGTACTTCACGtggtaaacaaaatattagtaaaataatagacGACGGTGATACACAGTTGTACAATAAAAGGGTCGCAAAATGGAGAAAAAGTTTGAGCGATGCGGTATCAGGGAATTCCAATGTTTTGTATATGTCTGCAGacatacaatacatattaGATGGTAACAGAGATCCTGATGCTAACCAAGAACTTCAAAATGGCTTATGTGTCCCAAAGTATATATGGAAACAACTTTATAAGTATCAAAGAGTAGGTGTGAAGTGGCTTTGGGAACTTCATCAAACTCAATCAGGTGGTTTGTTGGGAGATGAGATGGGATTAGGTAAAACAGTTCAAATTATTGCATTTCTTTCTGCTTTAGCAAACACTAACAGAGGATCACATGAAGGCTTAGGTCCATCTATAATAGTGGCACCTGCTACAGTAATTTTCCAATGGGTATCACATTTTCACTTTTGGAGTCCCTCTCTGAGGGTCTCTGTTCTACATCAAGCTGGTTCTCATTGTGGTAATCATCATAAACttataagaaatttatttgaatctcATGGAGTACTTTTGATTACATATGCaggattaataaaatatgcaaaAGATCTTCAGTCAAGAAATTggcaatatattattttagacgAAGGCCATAAAATAAGAAATCCTGAAACTCAAGTTAGTAAATTTGTAAGAAAATTTGATACTCCTCATAAACTTCTTATTACTGGGTCACCAATGCAAAATAGTTTGCAAGAGTTGTGGTCCTTGTTTGATTTTATGAGACCGGGTCTTTTGGGCACTCATTCTGCttttatggaacattttgctgtGCCCATTACCCAGGGAGGGTATGCTAATGCAACAGAAATGCAAGAAGCAACTGCTTTAGAAATCGCAAAGGCCCTTAAGACCATTATAACTCCATATATGCTAAGAAGGACTAAAGCTGAAGTCCAAGATCATATACATTTACCAGAAAAAAATGAACAAGTACTTTTTTGTGCTTTATCTAATGAGCAAAGGGATTTGTATATGGGTTACCTTATGAGTGGAACAGTAAGATCGATTCTAGATAAAGACAACAAATTTGGTGATCCACTAAGAGCTAGAATTTTAGTAGGTTTATCAACACTAAGAAAAATTTGTAATCATcctgatatatatttatatgaagcTCTGGATGAAGCGGAAGAGATAAATGAAGAGACATTTGGTCATTGGAAAAGATCTGGCAAAATGTCTGTTGTACactcattattaaaaatttggcAAAAGCAAGGACACCGGTCATTAATTTTCACTCAATCAAGAGCTATGTTATGTATTTTGGAACAACACTTACAAAGACatcaattcaaatatttaagaatGGATGGTAGTGTTAGTGTAAGTCAGAGACAAAGCttgataaaaacttttaatgaaAATGCAGAATATTTAGTGTTTTTAGCTACAACAAGAGTAGGTGGCTTAGGTATCAATTTAACTGGTGCAGACAGGGTAATAATTTATGATCCAGATTGGAACCCGGCCACAGATAACCAAGCCAAAGAACGAGCATGGAGAATTGGCCAGGAAAGAGATGTTACTGTTTATAGGCTTCTTTCTGCAGGAACAATTGaggaaaaaatttatcaaagacaaatattcaaaaactttCTTAGCAATAGGATATTGATTGACCCCAATCAGAAAAATGTTCTCACAACAAGCACTTTACAAGGCTTATTTACATTAGAGGATCTTAATTGTGATGGAGATACAGAAACTGCCTCTCTTTTTAAACATaccaaaataacaataaatgataaaaataaagaaaaagataaaatagctTTGAGTAGTtctaaaaagaaaatagaGACTATGAAAAAATTAGCCAAAGAAATAAGCAAAAAACTTATGAAATCCTCAGAAACTAAATTACAGCATGCAGAAGATGCACGGGAAATTTATAGAAAGAAAAGAGATATGGTTTTAAATCCACCTGAATGTGTAGAATCACCTAGGATAAATATCCTGGATGATAAGGAGGTAAATGTTCCATTCGAAAATGTCATGTCTGAATTGGATATTATTAATCAACATGctaaaaatgattatgaagaaaatttaatgaaaatcttaaataaaGCAAAAACTGAAGAAACATGTTCAAAAGATGTAATAAACATAAACCATGATTTACAAACAAAgacaaatataaaagtaagtaAAGTTATCAGCAAAGGtgacgaaaaaaatattcttaagaGGAAACATTCTGAATCTGAGGCTAAAATAGAACACTTGGTAGGTATAAAAAAGGTTaagacaaaaaagaaaaataaagatgCTGATAAAAAGTTAAGTGATGATGATTATGTCTTATCAAAACTTTTTGCAAAGGCAGGTGTAAAGAATGCTTTGCATCATGATGTTGTCATAGGTTTAGCCGAGAAAGAGAAAAGGCTACAAATGAAAGAAGAAGCTGCTTTAAAAGCAAAGAAAGCTATTCGcgctttaaaattttcttcataa
- the LOC125057677 gene encoding dual specificity mitogen-activated protein kinase kinase 6, translating to MSGRRKPPPPGFNFKPQEQQVEVTPPRNLDKQTTITVDDKTFTVHADDLVKICDLGRGAYGIVEKMHHKPSNTTMAVKRISASFNSQSLELKRLLMDLDVSMRASACPYTVHFYGAMFREGDVWICMEVMDMSLDKFYTKVYKNNRTITENILGKIAFSVVSALHYLYLKLRVIHRDVKPSNILINRKGEVKMCDFGISGYLVDSVAKTIDAGCKPYMAPERIDPSGNPGQYDIRSDVWSLGISMIELATGKFPYNTWGTPFEQLKQVVKDDPPRLPSGQFTPEFEDVITKCLQKDYKKRPNYDALLTHPFCLEHSQKETDVASFVQEILDLPDDS from the exons ATGTCTGGCAGAAGGAAACCTCCTCCGCCAGGATTTAATTTCAAACCTCAGGAACAACAAGTTGAAgt TACACCCCCAAGAAATCTTGATAAACAGACAACAATCACAGTGGATGATAAAACATTTACTGTGCATGCTGATGACCTGGTAAAAATATGTGACCTTGGTCGAGGGGCATATGGTATTGTGGAGAAGATGCACCATAAACCTAGCAATACTACAATGGCAGTAAAA AGAATTTCTGCATCATTCAACAGTCAGTCGTTAGAACTAAAACGATTGTTGATGGATCTTGATGTCTCAATGAGAGCTAGTGCATGCCCTTATACAGTCCATTTTTATGGTGCCATGTTCCGTGAGGGTGATGTTTGGATTTGCATGGAAGTTATGGACATGAGTctagataaattttatacaaaagtaTACAAAAACAACAGAACAATAACAGAAAATATCCTGGGCAAAATAGCATTTTCTGTTGTTAGTGCTTTGCATTAcctctatttaaaattaagagtCATACATAGAGATGTAAAGccatcaaatattttaatcaaccGAAAGGGTGAAGTCAAAATGTGTGATTTTGGAATTTCTGGGTATTTAGTTGATTCTGTTGCAAAAACTATTGACGCTGGTTGTAAACCATATATGGCCCCAGAAAGGATCGATCCAAGTGGCAATCCAGGACAGTATGACATCCGAAGTGACGTATGGTCCCTCGGAATATCAATGATTGAATTAGCAACTGGGAAATTTCCCTATAACACCTGGGGTACTCCATTTGAACAGTTAAAGCAAGTGGTGAAAGATGACCCTCCGAGGCTACCAAGTGGACAATTTACACCTGAATTTGAAGATGTGATCACAAAATGCTTACAAAAGGATTATAAGAAGAGACCAAACTATGACGCTCTTTTAACTCATCCATTCTGTCTGGAACACAGTCAAAAAGAGACAGACGTGGCTTCCTTTGTTCAAGAAATACTAGATTTACCAGATGACTCTTAG